In one Mucilaginibacter ginsenosidivorax genomic region, the following are encoded:
- a CDS encoding DUF6515 family protein, producing MKRTYKNLFSFALAGLLSLSLAFTANAQRGGGGGGGQRSSGGGGGGGSRSSGGGGGGSVSVSRPSGGGGSIGVARPSYNGGGNQGVSVAQPSRGFSGNGSVNRGSQAIAPQRGNYGYGNRSNNVAIAPQRSSVNGAGQRVYSGTRSYNSLDRRAYNGGRGNYYSGGTGYGQRVYTGGYRYGGRGGYFGSHVYYPYHNYYNSYYYPRIGFSIGFLPYGYYPFWFGDYQYFYSDGLYYRQYNDQYTVVEPPVGAEVKNLPSDAKSIMINGEQYYESNGVYYQPYTKDDGTQVYVIAGKDGELNTDNGGNGDVQQGPQIGDIVTQLPDDCRKIKINGEKLFVSPDGYYYQESRNNNGDTIYKIVGTPSDEPDQQ from the coding sequence ATGAAAAGGACATATAAAAATTTATTTTCATTCGCTTTAGCCGGCTTGTTAAGCTTGTCTTTAGCATTTACTGCCAACGCCCAACGTGGTGGCGGCGGTGGCGGCGGCCAAAGATCATCCGGTGGCGGTGGTGGTGGCGGTTCCCGTTCATCAGGCGGTGGTGGCGGTGGCAGCGTTAGCGTTTCACGTCCTTCGGGTGGTGGCGGTAGCATAGGTGTTGCGCGCCCATCATATAATGGCGGTGGCAATCAGGGCGTTTCTGTAGCACAGCCTTCACGTGGCTTCAGCGGAAACGGCAGTGTTAACCGTGGCAGCCAGGCAATTGCACCACAACGCGGCAACTATGGTTACGGCAACAGATCAAATAACGTGGCCATTGCTCCTCAACGCAGCAGCGTTAACGGCGCAGGTCAACGTGTATACAGCGGCACGCGCAGCTATAACAGCCTTGACAGGCGCGCCTATAATGGTGGCCGTGGCAATTACTATAGCGGCGGTACTGGTTATGGGCAAAGAGTTTACACAGGTGGATATCGTTACGGTGGCCGCGGTGGTTATTTTGGCAGCCACGTTTATTACCCATACCACAACTACTATAATTCATATTATTATCCACGTATCGGCTTTAGCATCGGCTTCCTGCCTTACGGATACTATCCGTTCTGGTTTGGTGATTATCAATACTTTTATAGCGATGGTTTATACTACCGTCAATATAATGATCAGTATACTGTGGTTGAACCGCCTGTTGGTGCCGAGGTTAAAAACCTACCATCAGATGCAAAATCAATCATGATTAATGGCGAACAATATTATGAATCAAACGGAGTGTACTATCAGCCTTACACAAAAGATGACGGCACGCAAGTGTATGTGATTGCGGGTAAAGATGGTGAGTTAAATACCGATAATGGCGGCAACGGCGATGTACAGCAAGGCCCGCAAATTGGCGATATTGTAACACAATTGCCTGATGATTGCCGTAAGATTAAAATTAACGGCGAAAAATTATTTGTTTCTCCTGACGGTTATTACTACCAGGAAAGCAGGAACAACAATGGCGATACCATTTACAAAATTGTTGGCACTCCATCTGACGAGCCAGATCAACAATAA
- the msrA gene encoding peptide-methionine (S)-S-oxide reductase MsrA: protein MKKITFQLLLFIITGASAFAKPAINPNNSNAPKLDTATFATGCFWCTEAKFQQIEGVVKVVSGFAGGHVANPSYKLVCTGTTGHAETCNIIYDPAKVTYDALLAAFFVAHDPTQLNRQGNDVGTQYRSAIFYHNAAQKQKAEYYINKLNAEKVYPNKIVTQVNPFTVFYKAEDYHQNYFNQNGEQPYCKYVIQPELEKFRSVFKGKLKK, encoded by the coding sequence ATGAAAAAAATAACATTTCAATTACTGCTATTCATCATTACCGGGGCATCTGCGTTTGCCAAACCGGCCATCAATCCCAATAATTCAAACGCTCCAAAACTTGATACCGCCACTTTTGCCACCGGTTGTTTCTGGTGTACCGAGGCCAAGTTTCAACAGATTGAGGGTGTTGTAAAAGTTGTATCTGGTTTTGCAGGCGGCCACGTGGCCAACCCCAGCTATAAACTGGTTTGCACCGGCACAACCGGCCATGCCGAAACCTGTAACATTATTTACGACCCTGCTAAAGTAACTTATGATGCATTGTTAGCCGCTTTTTTTGTAGCCCATGACCCAACACAGCTTAACCGCCAGGGTAATGATGTAGGCACGCAATACCGGTCGGCCATATTTTATCACAACGCGGCCCAAAAGCAAAAAGCCGAGTATTATATCAATAAGCTGAATGCCGAAAAGGTTTATCCCAATAAAATAGTTACCCAGGTAAATCCCTTTACGGTATTTTACAAAGCCGAAGATTATCATCAAAACTATTTTAACCAAAATGGCGAGCAGCCTTATTGCAAATATGTGATACAGCCCGAGCTGGAAAAATTCAGGAGTGTATTTAAAGGAAAATTAAAAAAATGA
- a CDS encoding TonB-dependent receptor, whose protein sequence is MKLKLISFYILLFVGFGVQAHIAPHTLKNLSEDVVGTLSGTITDKADGKPIIGATITIPDLRKGAVTDADGKYTFNNIPKGIYLVQVSYIGYLTINQRVDFSKTKVYDVKMQTSSVEAGEVVITGVSKATEIKRSPVPMLAVGKAYLEQRAASGNIIDQIATLPGVSAVTTGPNVSKPFIHGLGYNRVITLMDGIRQEGQQWGDEHGIEVDQNSVDRVEVIKGPASLTYGSDAIGGVVNLISPPPVPEGTIAGSVQGVYGTNQGLLNGSFRLQGNQNGLVWGTVLSAKEGKNYQNQHDGRVYGTNYKEKDARVMVGLNKSWGTSYLNASLFDDEQSIPDGSRDSLTRKFTRQITEDDAFRPIVPESVLNSYTIPTLHQHVQLYRIYNNSNFRLGDGNLIVNLGYQYSHRREYTHPEAGDVAGLNLHLTTYTYDVKYNFNLGNDYETTLGINGQYQNNTIGDATDFPIPAYHQFDIGPFFVVKKSYGKLDLSAGARFDNRSFSSSAAYVDTLGSNGFPQLYIGANPTSAPNVKTQFDAFSKTFRGFSGSFGATYNVSDAFLVKANISRGFRAPSIAEISANGPDPGSQIYHIGDKNFKPEFSLQEDIGTFLTLPNVTASIELFNNDISNYIYQQQILNPDGSPVYTQGYTTFTYVQSKARIYGGEVNVDLHPISWLHFENAMSLTYGENKGNGGSVADSLKYLPFIPPLHTHSELRGTFNGGFGDFKNLYVFVGFDHYSAQNRFFSAYGTETYTPGYNLLSAGFGGNIVNKAGQPVIKLFIEGTNLANVNYQSNMSRLKYFDNPTVPAGVRPGIFNMGRNISFKVVVPFGFNTGKKS, encoded by the coding sequence ATGAAATTAAAGCTGATTAGCTTCTATATATTATTATTTGTAGGTTTTGGCGTCCAGGCGCATATTGCCCCCCATACTCTTAAAAACTTGTCCGAAGATGTTGTCGGAACATTATCCGGCACCATTACCGATAAGGCTGATGGCAAACCCATTATTGGCGCCACTATCACCATTCCCGATTTACGTAAAGGCGCCGTTACCGATGCCGATGGTAAGTATACCTTTAACAACATCCCTAAAGGCATTTACCTGGTGCAGGTAAGCTATATAGGTTACCTGACTATTAACCAACGTGTTGATTTTTCGAAAACCAAGGTGTATGATGTAAAAATGCAAACATCATCCGTTGAGGCCGGCGAGGTTGTTATCACCGGCGTGAGCAAGGCTACCGAAATAAAGCGCAGCCCAGTGCCTATGCTGGCTGTTGGTAAGGCTTATTTAGAGCAGCGTGCGGCATCGGGCAATATTATTGACCAGATAGCCACACTGCCAGGTGTAAGTGCCGTTACAACGGGGCCAAACGTATCCAAACCCTTTATTCATGGCCTGGGTTATAACCGGGTAATTACGCTGATGGACGGCATACGCCAGGAAGGTCAGCAATGGGGAGATGAACACGGAATTGAGGTTGACCAAAACTCGGTTGACCGGGTGGAGGTAATAAAAGGCCCGGCCAGTTTAACTTATGGCTCGGATGCCATTGGCGGGGTGGTGAATTTGATTTCGCCGCCACCCGTTCCAGAGGGCACTATTGCAGGTTCGGTACAGGGAGTTTATGGTACCAACCAGGGTTTGTTGAACGGATCGTTCCGCTTGCAGGGCAACCAAAATGGCTTGGTATGGGGAACTGTTCTATCGGCCAAAGAGGGCAAAAACTACCAAAATCAGCACGATGGTCGGGTTTATGGTACCAACTATAAAGAAAAGGATGCCCGTGTAATGGTGGGTTTAAATAAATCATGGGGAACATCGTACCTGAACGCTTCGTTATTTGACGACGAGCAATCCATCCCCGATGGCAGCCGCGATTCCCTTACCCGTAAGTTTACCCGCCAGATAACCGAGGACGATGCCTTCAGACCCATTGTTCCAGAATCTGTACTAAATAGTTATACCATTCCTACGCTGCACCAGCATGTGCAGCTATACCGCATTTACAACAACAGTAACTTTAGGCTGGGCGATGGTAACCTGATTGTAAACCTGGGTTACCAATACAGTCACAGGCGCGAATATACACACCCCGAAGCTGGTGATGTTGCCGGGCTTAACCTGCATTTAACAACTTACACCTATGATGTTAAATACAACTTTAACCTGGGTAACGATTATGAAACCACGTTGGGCATCAACGGGCAGTATCAAAACAATACTATTGGTGATGCTACTGATTTTCCTATCCCCGCATATCATCAGTTCGATATAGGCCCTTTCTTCGTGGTAAAGAAAAGTTATGGCAAACTCGATCTTTCAGCAGGGGCAAGGTTTGATAACCGGTCATTTAGCAGCAGCGCCGCTTATGTGGATACATTGGGGTCAAATGGTTTTCCTCAGTTATATATCGGTGCAAATCCAACGTCTGCGCCAAATGTAAAAACTCAGTTTGACGCTTTTAGCAAAACATTCCGGGGTTTTTCGGGCAGTTTTGGCGCTACTTACAATGTGTCTGATGCTTTTTTGGTGAAGGCAAATATATCGCGTGGTTTCAGGGCGCCAAGTATTGCAGAGATATCGGCAAACGGGCCAGACCCCGGATCGCAGATCTACCATATCGGTGATAAAAACTTTAAACCGGAGTTTAGCTTACAGGAAGATATAGGCACGTTTTTAACGCTACCCAATGTAACGGCAAGTATTGAATTGTTTAACAATGATATCTCCAATTACATTTACCAGCAACAGATCTTGAATCCGGATGGCAGCCCCGTTTACACCCAGGGATATACCACATTTACCTATGTACAAAGCAAGGCCCGTATTTATGGCGGCGAGGTAAATGTAGATTTGCACCCTATTTCATGGCTGCATTTCGAAAATGCTATGAGCCTGACGTATGGCGAAAACAAGGGTAACGGAGGCTCCGTTGCAGATAGTTTGAAATACCTGCCATTTATACCGCCGTTGCATACCCATTCTGAACTGCGCGGTACCTTCAATGGTGGTTTTGGTGATTTCAAGAACCTATATGTATTTGTTGGGTTCGACCACTACAGCGCCCAAAATCGTTTCTTTTCGGCTTATGGAACAGAAACTTATACACCCGGCTATAATTTGCTGAGCGCCGGTTTTGGCGGCAATATTGTGAACAAAGCAGGCCAGCCGGTAATTAAATTATTTATTGAGGGTACCAACCTGGCCAATGTTAATTACCAATCAAACATGAGCAGGCTAAAGTATTTTGATAACCCAACCGTGCCGGCAGGCGTTCGCCCGGGTATTTTTAATATGGGACGTAACATTAGCTTTAAAGTGGTGGTTCCGTTCGGATTTAATACAGGTAAGAAATCGTAA
- a CDS encoding peptidylprolyl isomerase has translation MKKILTLTLLLFITAIAFAKPPKNQYVRISTSYGSVIIRLYNETPLHRDNFIKLAKKGFYNGVLFHRVIQNFMIQGGDPDSKDPAKAKPGDELGNGDVGYTIPAEFRDSLFHKRGVLAAARDDNPKKASSGCQFYIVEGKRLSDAKMDSLENGRLKGYKIPAWQREYYKTVGGTAQLDHSYTVYGEVVTGFDMVDHIAAVKKDERDRPLTDIPMKVDVLSKKECKQLDKLLSRGS, from the coding sequence ATGAAAAAAATCCTTACCCTAACTTTACTCTTATTTATTACTGCCATTGCCTTTGCAAAGCCTCCCAAAAACCAGTATGTGCGCATCAGCACCAGTTACGGAAGCGTAATTATCCGGCTATACAACGAGACTCCTTTGCACCGCGACAATTTTATCAAACTGGCAAAAAAAGGTTTTTACAATGGTGTATTGTTTCACCGTGTGATACAGAATTTTATGATCCAGGGCGGCGACCCGGATTCGAAAGATCCGGCCAAAGCCAAACCGGGTGACGAATTGGGCAACGGTGATGTTGGCTACACCATCCCGGCCGAATTCAGGGACAGCCTGTTTCATAAACGTGGGGTACTGGCCGCCGCCCGCGATGATAACCCCAAGAAAGCATCAAGCGGTTGCCAGTTTTATATTGTAGAAGGTAAACGCCTTAGCGATGCCAAAATGGATTCGCTGGAAAACGGACGGCTAAAAGGTTATAAAATACCTGCCTGGCAGCGCGAATATTATAAAACAGTTGGCGGCACAGCCCAATTGGATCATAGTTATACCGTTTACGGCGAAGTTGTAACAGGTTTTGATATGGTTGACCACATTGCCGCGGTGAAGAAAGATGAAAGGGACCGCCCGCTTACCGATATCCCGATGAAAGTAGATGTACTTAGTAAAAAGGAGTGCAAGCAACTGGATAAGCTGCTGAGCCGGGGTTCTTGA
- the msrB gene encoding peptide-methionine (R)-S-oxide reductase MsrB, with protein MRLALIVFAILTGTACGANAQHLKSTKGHENNPYYSNTDTKHLAVSDAEWKKILSPALYATAREQATERPFTGQYWDKNARGTYYCAVCGNELFRSDAKFASNCGWPSFYQAVRKNSVIYKEDNSVGMQRTEVICARCDSHLGHIFDDGPPPTGKRFCMNSISLDFQPDGLGK; from the coding sequence ATGAGATTAGCACTAATAGTATTTGCCATTTTAACCGGCACAGCATGTGGCGCCAATGCCCAGCATCTAAAATCAACCAAAGGGCACGAGAACAACCCTTATTACTCCAATACCGATACCAAACATTTAGCGGTGAGTGATGCGGAGTGGAAAAAGATCCTGTCGCCTGCTTTATATGCCACAGCACGTGAACAAGCTACAGAAAGGCCATTTACAGGCCAATATTGGGACAAAAACGCCAGGGGTACGTACTATTGCGCCGTTTGCGGTAACGAGCTTTTCCGGTCGGACGCCAAGTTCGCCAGCAATTGTGGCTGGCCCAGTTTTTACCAGGCGGTACGTAAAAACAGCGTAATTTATAAAGAAGATAACTCGGTAGGTATGCAGCGTACCGAAGTAATTTGTGCCCGTTGCGATTCGCACCTGGGCCATATTTTTGATGACGGCCCACCACCTACCGGAAAACGCTTTTGCATGAATTCGATATCGCTGGATTTTCAGCCCGATGGCCTGGGCAAATAA
- a CDS encoding thiamine pyrophosphokinase — MSSHHIVREKQEPALLVLGIDNFEEELLGQLLEWSPTVITTPDTAEKLNSFGIKIDWIITDDDGAVLAQSDVKLIAAGNSNITQAALNFLTVNNYPAVNVIADELELSDFLPYADKINLVIFNARQKIYPVISGFSKWKPAGEQIEVLSKTKALRFSGLKDNGENNYQTIADGFFSLQFEEPFLVIAEALN, encoded by the coding sequence ATGTCGTCGCATCATATCGTTCGCGAGAAACAGGAGCCTGCTTTACTTGTATTGGGGATAGATAATTTTGAGGAGGAACTGCTGGGGCAATTATTGGAATGGAGTCCGACGGTGATAACAACACCCGACACCGCCGAAAAGCTGAACAGTTTTGGCATTAAAATAGATTGGATTATTACCGATGATGACGGAGCGGTTTTAGCCCAGTCTGATGTAAAGTTGATTGCTGCCGGAAACAGCAATATAACACAGGCAGCGCTAAATTTCCTTACTGTTAATAACTATCCTGCTGTTAACGTAATAGCCGACGAGCTGGAACTAAGTGATTTTTTGCCTTATGCTGATAAAATTAACCTGGTTATTTTTAATGCCCGGCAAAAAATTTATCCGGTAATCTCGGGGTTCAGCAAGTGGAAACCAGCAGGCGAGCAAATTGAAGTCTTGTCGAAAACAAAGGCGCTTAGATTTAGTGGTTTGAAGGACAATGGCGAAAATAACTATCAAACTATTGCAGATGGATTTTTCAGCCTGCAATTTGAGGAGCCATTTTTAGTGATTGCCGAGGCTTTAAATTAG